The Mangrovibacterium diazotrophicum DNA window CATTTATTCCCAAAAGAAAGAAAGTTGTTTTAAATTTGAGGCGCCAGTATTGAATTACAAATAAGCCCTCATTCTTAAAAACATGCTATCATACGACGCTATTGGACAAGCTGTTCACAACTACCACTTCAAACGTATCGACAAACCTATAACCATTCATTCCGAAGGTTTTGATGAAGATTTCGTAGATCCCTCCTATTTTTTCAGATCATTCAAACAAATGCCGAAGCTGGAGCAAATTGCGCTGCAAAAAGCCAGCGGAACAGTTTTGGATGTTGGTGCATGCGCGGGATGTCATAGTTTGTTTTTACAGCAGAAGGGCGTTGCTGTTACCGCACTGGAACAATCGGCTTTATGCTGCGAAGTTTTAAAAGACAGGGGCGTTGATCAAGTGATTCATGCCGACCTGATGAATTTCAGTTCTCAGAAATTCGACACCCTTCTGCTTTTAATGAATGGCACCGGTATTGCTGGTAGACTCGGGAACTTGAAAACATTTCTGGCACAGCTAAAAAATCTCCTCAATCCAAACGGTCAAATTCTCATTGATTCATCCGACTTAATCTATTTATACATGGATGAAGATGGCGCTGCGGAAATAGACATCAATGCAGAAAACTACTACGGAGAACTCGTTTACCAGGCAGAATATAATGGGATAAAAGGCAGACCTTTTCCCTGGTTGTATATCGACAGTGAGAATCTGGCAGAATATGCAGAAGAAGTCGGTTTAAAGATCGAAAACATCGAATTTGGAGATCATTTTGACTACCTTGCAACCATCAAATTAGCCTAGTTATGAATAAACAACAATACCGTTCGCTCAGCCCGGATGAAATAGAATCCCTGAAAATGCAGGGGTGCGCAGCCGACAATTGGGAGACCATCCGAATTGCAGAGGGGTTTGAGTCCGAACGATTCTTTAACGTTCAGTTCAGCGGGAATGTGCGCATCGGAATCCAGAACCAGAATATTGAACTTTACGGAGGAGTAAAAAAGAAGTGCGGCGTTTATCATGCGCATCTGCATAATTGTATCGTTGGAAACAACGTTTACATCAACCATATCAAAAACTACATTGCCAACTACGAAATTCACGACCATGTAATTATTGACAATTCCGACATCTGTGCCGTAGAAGGCATCAGTCGGTTTGGCAATGGTACCGGGGTCGAAGTCTTAGACGAGACAGGTGGGCGCAAAGTGGTAATTTACGATGAACTTTCTGCGCACCTGGCCTATATCATGGCATTCTACAAACACCGCCGCGACGTGATAGTCAATCTCGACAAGATGATTCAGGATTATTGTCACAAGGTGAAATCCGACATGGGCGTAATCGGTGAGCATTCTCGTATCTTTAACTGTCGCGAAATCCGGAATGTGAAAATCGGCCCTTATACACATATCAACGGAGCCAGTGTACTGCAGAATGGCTCGATCAACTCCAACCATTCGGCACCCGTTTTAGTCGGGCACGATGCTAACCTGAAAAACTTCATCGTTTCTTCCGGTTCTGAAGTATCCGACGGGGCTATCATTGCCAACTGCTTTATTGGACAAGGATGCACGCTTGGCGCCCAATATTCGGCCCAAAACTCACTCTTCTTTGCCAACTGTCAGGGATTTCATGGTGAGGCTTGCGCCGTTTTTGGAGGACCATACACCGTTACCCACCACAAATCGACTTTGCTGATCGCAGGTATGTTTTCGTTTTGCAACGCGGGCAGTGGATCCAACCAAAGTAACCACATGTATAAACTTGGGCCAATCCACCATGGGATTGCTGAGCGGGGCACCAAAACGACCAGCGATTCGTACCTGTTGTGGCCAGCCCGGATAGGCGCTTTCACCCTCGTTATGGGCCGTCATTACAAAAACTCGGATACCTCGGACATGCCCTTCTCCTATCTCATTGAAAACGACGACGAAAGCTGGCTGGTTCCGGGCGTCAACCTGAGAAGCGTGGGAACAATTCGCGACGTGTTGAAATGGCCGAAGCGCGATAAACGCACCGATAAACACAAGTTGGATTACATCAACTTCAACCTGCTAAGTCCGTTCACCATTCAGAAAATGGACCACGCGATCCGGATTTTACACCAAATACAAAAAATATCGGGCGAGACGACAGAAGTATTCTCGTACAACAATACCAAAATTAAGCGCGATGCGCTTCAGCGAGGCCTGAAGCTTTACCACATGGCCATTATGAAGTTTATCGGTAACTCGATCATTACCCGGCTGAACAAAGGCCAGCTGCACTCCCCTCACGAAGTGACTGACTGTTTGCTGCCTACCAGTGCGATTGGCTTGGGGGATTGGATCGATTTATCAGGTTTGATTGCTCCCAAGGAGGAAGTTATCAAACTCATGGAAGCCATCGAACGTCATGAAATTACAACGCTGACTGAGATCGATCAAAAATTTCGGGAGTTTCATGCCAATTACTACGAGTATGAATGGAACTGGACCGTTGAATTCATTCAGAAATACTTGGGCAAACCAATTACCGAGTTCGCGATTGAAGAGATTATCGATATCGTCAAACAATGGCGCGAGAGCGTTGTCGAATTGGATCAAATGCTTTATGACGATGCCCGCAAAGAATTCCGGATTGACGTGATGACCGGCTTTGGGATCGATGGTGACCAGCAGATTAAGCAACGTGACTTTGAAAGCGTTCGGGGACGATTTGAAGAAAATGATTTTGTGAAAGAGATTTTACTGCATATCGAGCGGAAAACAAAACTCGGAGAGCGTGTAATCAATCAATTACAATTAACAACCAAGAAATTAGAAAAGGAAAAATGAGACTGATTATCCAGGAGAATTACGAACAGCTGTCGAAATGGGCAGCCAATTATATTGCACGAAAAATCCAGTTAGCTGCACCAACAGCCGAAAAACCTTTTGTACTTGGACTGCCAACCGGCTCGTCGCCCCTGGGGGTTTACAAAGAACTGATCAAACTGCATCAATGCGGCAAGGTTAGCTTTAAACACGTCATCACCTTCAATATGGACGAATACGTGGGCATTCCGAAAGAACACCCGCAAAGCTACTATACCTTCATGTGGGACAATTTCTTTAGCCATATCGATATTCCGGCTGAAAATGTCAACATTCTGAACGGAAACCCAACGAATCTAAAGGAAGAATGCGCCCGATACGAAGCCAAAATGAAGGAAGTGGGTGGCATCGATTTATTCCTGGGAGGTATCGGTCCAGATGGCCATATTGCCTTCAATGAGCCAGGTTCATCGCTGGCCTCGCGCACACGCGACAAGGAATTGAATTACGATACCATTGTTGCCAACTCGCGTTTCTTCGAAAACGACGTGAATAAAGTGCCCAAATTGGCTCTGACTGTCGGTGTAGCAACCGTAATGGATGCCAAAGAAGTGTTGATCATCGTTAACGGACTAAACAAAGCCCGCGCGCTGAAACATACTGTTGAAGAGGGTGTTAACCACATGTGGACGATCAGTGCCCTGCAGCTACACCCCAAAGGTATGATCGTTTGTGATGAACACGCTACTTACGAGTTGAAGGTGGGAACTTACAAACATTTCAAATCAATAGAAGATGCCAACCTGGATGCCTCAAAACTGTTGGGCAGTGACTTGGTTTGGTAAACTTCACCAGACAAAAAAGCAAAAGCCACAATCGAAAAATTGTGGCTTTTGTTTTAGGCTTTTTCTAAGTTATTGCAGAGGCCTTTCCACTCAATCCAGACGAAGTACCGGAATACTAACTCCAATAAGCAACGCTAAACAGCGAGTGAAATAGTCCTATACCCAAATTCCTTTTTTAGGTGGGTTGCCATACGAATCAAACGAATCACCGTTCTCACGTAAAACCTGCTTCAATTCTTCTACTGTAAACTCAAAACCATCTTCTTTGGCTAGTTCTACAAATTTTTCTTCCGAAAAGGTGTTATCGTATTTTACACGAAATTGTCTGTCGTCGGCACCTTTGTCCAGCAAATCTAAAACGGCTTTTTTTGACATCTTCTTTGAAGTTTAAAAGTTAGTATGATCGCAAATATAGCCATAATTCCATTTTAACAATTATCACTAAAATCAAAATTAATCTACCAATACGTAAATTTAATAACGCTTTTAGCACCACTATACTCACCAAATACAAATATTAAAAACAAATAGATCTCTAAATCCTCTCAGACGACAGCTAACGAAAGTCCGCGAATCAGGAATTTTTCTCATCGGTTATCGCTACCTGAATAAGCTTTTTGCATTTACAAGTTGCCTGGCAAATTATACCTGGGCAACTAAGCCAATACGGATATCACAGCGACACAGATTGCTTGGTAAAAGCCAAAATCTCGTGCCCGATTTCAAACTCGCTGATGGCGTATCATTCTTTCTTTACAACCTTGAATTGATGAACTCCGCTTTCGCCCGATATTTTGAGTAAATAAATACCATTTACGTATTGGGAAATGTCGATTTGCTTTTCCGACCCGCTGACCATTGCTCGGAGCAATTTCTGCCCAGTCAGGGTAAATACTTCCACCCAATCGAGTTGATCACCGGAAATAGTCAGAATTCCTGTAGTTGGATTTGGATAGATACTAAGCTCAGTATTTTCTGGTTCAAGGCTTTGAACTGAATAGTTTATTGTAAGTGTATCATAAGCATTGGTAATTGCAAACGTATAATCTCCAACTTCCAAATCACCGATAACACCATCATTCTTGACAAATTCGGATCCATTTACCGAAAACTGAAATGGTTTCGTGATCCCCTGTGTATCGATTGTAACAGATTGGCTAAGTTGCGCCGATTTAGTTGAACGGACTTCCGCATCAATAACTGGTACCAACTTTGAAACACCATTACTGGTAGACAGCCAGAATATGCCGGTGTCTTCTTCCCTGTAGATTCCTTGAACAACATCACCCACCAGGCCATCATCGGTTGAATAAAGTTTGAAAGTGCTTCCATCGTATTTATACAACCCGACAATTGAAGCAAACCAAAGCAGGTTATTCTTATCCTTATAGCTGTCGAAAAACCATACAGTAGGAGCACCATCCAATAAATCCCATTTTCCATCTTTATAAATCAGCAAGCCCTCCATTGTGGAAGCTATCAGGTTATTGTCTGAGTCCTCGACAAAAGAATAAACAACCAGCTCACTAAAACCTCTAATATCGACGATATCATGCGTGAATTCTACCCCATCCCAATAACTGATGCCACCTCTTGTTCCAAACCAAATTTTATGATTAGAATCCTCGTAAACAGCATCGACGTAATTTGAAAGAAAACCATCTTCGGTGGTGTAATAAGTCCAACTGGTACCATCGTATTTTAGCAAACCATTTAATGTTCCATACCAGAGATTATTTTCATGATCCTCAACAATAGACTGTCCCCATCCAGTAAACATTTCATCTTTTTTATAATCGAAAATTGTCCATCCTGTGGAGTCATACTTGTAAATACCATTTACAGTTGTAAACCAATAATTTCCTCGACTGTCCTGCAGTCCTTTGGAAACCCACTCAACATCATCGCCGTCCGGTGTCTTAAAGAAACTCTCCCATTCATCGCCGTCAAGAATACTTATTCCACCATGCGTACAAAACCAAATTTTCCCCTCAGTATCCTTAAAAACGTCAGATACATCACTATTTATAAGTCCCTCGGTTGTTGTTACCCCCCAAGCTTCTCCATCAAATATCGCATAACCTCTTTCGGAACCACTGTAAACAATGTTGGACGAATCCACGAACAACGACAAATTCTGATTGTCTGCCAGACCGTCGTCCACTGTAAAATATCTCCATCCGGAATCACTATACATAGCTACCCCCTTGGTGTTCGCAAAGAAATAATTTCCATCATGGTCTTCGACTACTGACCGCATAACTCCAACAGAGCCGGATTTACTTGGACTCAATCTTACCCATTTGTCTCCATCAAAAACATATATTTTGGTCAAAGTAAGCGCCCAAACTTTGTTCTCGCTATCGACATAGACATCAACGATCATCTCTGTTGAATTACTTTCCCACGAATTAGCGGAAAACGTTTCTCCATTGTACACCCAAACTCCTTTGTCCGCTGTTCCGATCCAGATATTCCCCAGCCTATCCTGCGCCATACACCGAATATCGTTAGTTGGTAAACCGGTGATTGTTGTGTAAGATTTCCATTTCGAACCGTTAAATTTCGTTATTCCACCCCTAGTCGCAATCCACACATTTCCCAGCGTATCAACCAATAGATCTTCAACTTTGTCATTAATCAGATGATCATTCGTAGAATAATGAGTAAAATTCCCATTTGAATAGACACTAATTCCCGAATAATAACTACCGTAGCCTATCCAGATATTGTTATTATGATCCATTACGATATCACCAACTTCATTGACTCTTAGTCCGTCGCTTGTTGTAAACGATTGCCAACCAGAACTGGATTTGATGCTTATCCCTCCTTCTGTTCCAATCCATAAACGATTTTGGTCATCTTCCATAAAGGTAAAAACCCACTGGCCAGCAAGCCCACTGTCCCCCGTAGTACCTGACTGATAATTAGTCCAGGAATCCTGTGCACCCGCCTTTTGACACATAACAAGACAACACAAAATACTGATAAGCACACTTCTAGTCATGAGATAAGTTTTATTCTATTTTTAATTCATTCCGCCACTTCGCTCCCAAACCAGACAAATCAGCTCGGTTTGAAGCCATGCTAATTTACAAAAAATAAAATACGAAATTATTCATTTACTATAATTTAAGCTTAATCTAAACAAAATATTTTATCATAAAAAAAAGATTTAAACCCATTCATTTTACCGATAAGGGATATAAATGAAAAAAGCCACCATCCTTTCGGACAGTGGCTTTTGCTATATAATAAACGGTCTTTTTTTTTATTCTGCAGATGCTTCTTCTTTAGCAGCTGAGAAATCCATAGCAGCCAAACGTTTGTAACCAGCCAAACGCCATTTTGCATTTTCTTCAGCAGCCGCGAACAATTCAGCAGCTTGTTCCGGGAATGATTTCATCAATGAAGTGTAACGAACCTCACCTTTCAGGAAGTCTTGGAACTTGCTCCAATCAGGTTCCTTAGAATCCAAAACAAATGGGTTTTTACCTTCAGCTTCCAACATTGGGTTGTAACGGTACATTGACCAGTAACCAGCGTCAACAGCTTTTTTCTCTTCATCTTGTGATTTACCCATGCTTGCACGCAAACCGTGGTTGATACAAGGAGAATAAGCGATGATCAATGATGGTCCTGGGTAAGCTTCAGCTTCACGCAATGCTTTCAGGTATTGAGCCTGGTTAGCGCCCATAGCAACCTGTGCTACATAAACGTAACCGTAAGACATTGCCATCATACCCAAGTCTTTTTTGCGGATTTTCTTACCTGAAGCGGCGAATTTAGCAACAGCACCAACCGGAGTTGATTTAGACGCCTGACCACCAGTGTTTGAGTAAACTTCGGTATCCATTACCAATACGTTTACGTCTTCACCTGAAGCCAACACGTGATCCAAACCACCGTAACCGATGTCGTATGCCCAACCGTCGCCACCGAATACCCAAACTGATTTTTTAGCCAGGTATTTTTTCAGGCTCAGGATTGTTTTTGCATATTCAGCATCGTTGCCTTCCAATACTGCGATAACAGCTTTTGAAACTTCAGCTGTTTTGTCGCCGTCTTGTTTTGCTTCGATCCATGCGTTGAAAGCAGCAGCAACTTCTTCGCTAACACCGGCAGCAATAGCTTCTTTCATTACAACTTCGATGCGGTCTCGTTGAGCGCTTACACCTTCAGCCATACCGAAACCATATTCTGCGTTGTCTTCGAACAGTGAGTTAGCCCATGCCGGACCGTGACCACTTTGGTTGTGTTTACAGTAAGGAGTTGCAGGAGCTGAACCACCATAGATTGAAGAACAACCTGTAGCGTTGGCAATCATCATGCGCTCACCGTACAATTGAGTGATCAATTTCACATATGGAGTTTCACCACAACCTGCACAAGCACCAGAGAACTCGAACAATGGTTGAGCGAACTGAGAGTTTTTAACTGATTTGTTTTTGTCAACAACAGTTTCTTTGTAAGTAACGTTTTTCGCCATGTATTCCCAACGAGTAGCTTCGGCTTCTTGAGTACCAAGAGGTTTCATTTCCAAAGCTTTTGTTTTCGCAGGACAAACATCAGCACAGTTACCACAACCAGTACAGTCGTTTACAGAAACCTGGATGCGGAAGCTTAATCCGTCGAATTGTTTCGTAGGAGTAGCTACGCGAGTTTCAGTACCGGCAGGTGCACCTTCAACTTCAGCTTTGTCCATCAGGAACGGACGGATAGCAGCGTGAGGACAAACGTAAGCACATTGGTTACATTGGATACAGTTGTCAGCTTGCCATTCAGGAACGTTAACAGCGATACCGCGTTTTTCGAAAGCAGAAGTACCTTGTTCGAAAGTACCGTCTTCGTAACCTACGAAAGTAGAAACAGGAAGGTCGTTACCTTTTTGAGCGTTGATTACATCAACAAATTTGCTGATATATTCAGGACGGTCAGTTGCAGCAACTTCTTCTGCCAATTTGATGCCTTTCCATTCAGTAGGAACAGCTACTTCGATTACGTTAACACCACCTGCGTCAACAGCAGCGTAGTTCATGTTAACGATTTTCTCACCTTTTTTACCGTAAGATTTTACGATCGCTTTCTTCATTTCTTCAACGGCTTTTTCGTAAGGAATTACGCCGGTAATTTTGAAGAATGCAGATTGCATGATGGTGTTGGTACGAGTTCCCAAACCTAAGTCTTCACCCAGTTTAGTACCGTTGATGATATAGAATTTGATTTCGTTTTCAGCCAGATAACGTTTCATGGTATCCGGTAAACGTTTTTTAGTTTCTTCTTCGTCCCAGATTGAGTTCAACAGGAATGAACCGCCTTTTTTCAGACCTTTCAGTACGTCGTAAAGGTGAATGTAAGCAGGAACGTGGCAAGCAACGAAGTCAGGAGTTGTTACCAAATAGGTTGAACGGATTGGGCTGTCGCCGAAACGCAAGTGAGAACAAGTGAAACCACCTGATTTCTTAGAGTCGTACTCGAAGTAACCTTGACAAGATTTGTCAGTAGATCCACCGATGATTTTGATTGAGTTTTTGTTCGCACCTACAGTACCGTCAGAACCTAAACCGTAGAATTTAGCTTCGTAGATATTTTCAGGAGAAATTTTGATTTCAGCTTTCAACGGAAGTGATTTGAAAGTCACGTCGTCAACGATACCCAGGGTGAAACCGTTTTTAGGTTCAGCCATTTCCAGGTTTTCGTATACTGCCAAAATTTGAGACGGAGTAGTGTCTTTTGATCCTAAACCGTAACGACCACCAACGATTACCGGAGCATTTTCTTTTCCGTAGAACAAGTCTTTTACATCCAGGTACAATGGTTCACCGTTTGCGCCAGGTTCTTTACTGCGATCCAAAACAGCGATACGTTTCACTGATTTAGGCAGTGCGTTCATGAAATATTTAGCGCTGAACGGACGATACAGGTGAACTGACATCAAACCAACTTTTTTACCTTGGCTAGCCAGGTAGTCAATTGTTTCTTTGATGGTTTCAGTTACTGAACCCATAGCGATGATGATGTTTTCTGCATCTTCAGCACCGTAGTAAGTAAATGGGTGATATTCACGACCAGTCAATTTGCTGATTTCAGCCATGTAACCTTCAACGATATCAGGAACTGCATCGTAGAATGGGTTTGAAGCTTCGCGAGCCTGGAAGAAAATATCCGGGTTTTGAGCTGTACCACGAGTTACAGGAGTTTCAGGGTTCAACGCGCGATCGCGGAAAGCCTGGATCAAGTCCATGTCAACCAATGGACGAATATCTTCAATATCCAGGTAATCGATTTTTTGAATCTCGTGAGAAGTACGGAATCCGTCGAAGAACGACAAGAAAGGTACGCGAGATTTCAAAGTTGCCAGGTGAGAAACACCTGCCAAGTCCATTTCTTCCTGTACTGAACCGGCAGCCAACAAAGCGAAACCAGTTTGACGGGCAGCGTACACGTCAGAGTGGTCGCCGAAGATAGACAAAGCGTGAGATGCCAATGCACGGGCACTTACGTGGAATACTGTAGGTAATAATTCACCTGCAATTTTATACATGTTAGGGATCATCAACAACAACCCCTGAGAAGCCGTGTAAGTAGATGTTAAAGCACCTGATTGCAAAGAACCGTGTACCGCACCGGCAGCACCAGCTTCTGATTGCATTTCAGCCAAACGTACAGGACGTCCGAACAGGTTTTTCATTCCTTTTGCAGCCCATTCATCCACATACTCAGCCATTGTTGAAGACGGAGTGATTGGATAAATACAGGCAACTTCACTGAACATGTAACTCATGTACGCTGCTGCGTAGTTACCGTCACATGTAACAAACTTCTTTTGTTTTGCCATTTTTATTCAAGTTAAATTTTAGATATGTTATTTTCAATTCTCAATTTCTAATACAAAAAACCGAACAGCCAGAGCGGAATCACATTCCCTCTACCCTCTTCGATCATATCGGCAGCAGCGTAACTCTGAGCATCTACCGGCTCGGTGTATTTGCCACCCACAATAAAGTCGTATTTATTTTCAACTTTGAAATCTGCCTTCTCCGAACTCTTCACCAGGTGATTGACATTTAACTGGTTATAGAAGAATGTTGTGCGAAGCGTCCGGTTGTTAATATTGTCCGGATCAACAGCATATAAAATATTGGTGTTATGCGCGTAAACCCAATCCGGCTTTTTCAGCTGATCTTCGTCACCGTTTGAATACAACAGGTTGATCAAACGCGCATTTTTCAAGTATCGCAGGTAATTCATGATAGTCGCCCGCGATGTTTCCACATCAGCGCTCAACTTACTCACATTGGGCGAAAAAGGAACCTGGCTGCAAATAATCTGCAGCAACTTGCGGAGCTTTGGCAAATATTTCAACTCAATCTGGTTCAGATACGTTACATCGATCTCCAGCGCCAGGTTAACGTGCTTCAACAGCGACTCGCGGTAAAACGATTTGCTGTTCAGGAAATACGGATAATAACCTGTTTCGAGATACTCGTTAAAATAAGCCAAAGGTTTTACCTCATTGGTAACCTCCGCTGCGATCTCCCGATGATTGGTCAGAATTTCGTCTAACGAATATGTTTTAAAGTTGAAATTTCCTTTGTAATTCAGGTACTCGCGGAACGACAAACCTACCAAATGGTAAACACGAACAATGCCTTTCAGCTCGTCGTGACCTTCGATAACCCGCAGCACAGGCGATGAAGAAAAAATAATCTGAAGTCCGGGGAAATTGTAGTAACAATCGCGGATTTCCGAATCCCAGTCCGGGTACTTGTGAATCTGATCCAGGATCAGAACCTTTCCACCCTTTTTATAGAATTCGTCTGCGAAATTGTAGATCTTCCGCTTGGTGAAATAAAAGTTATTCAGGTTGACATACAAACAAGATTTGTCGTCGCTGAATTTTTCTTTGACAATGTCTAAAAGGAAAGTCGTTTTACCTACCCCACGGAAGCCCTTAATACAAATCAGGCGCTCCGTCCAATCGATCTGATCCATCAAGCCTCTGCGAAGAAACTCTTTTGGAGTGTCGGTCAATGATTGGTGTATCTGAAGTAGGTTTTCCATCTGGCTAACTTTTATATGCAAACAAAAGTAGACAGAAAATTCACACTTTTGCTACCCAGAGATAGCAAAATACTCACGTAAGTGTAATTTATAATTATTAAAAATAAGGAAAAACTGCAAATAAGACAAAGCAGTCCGAATTAATCGACCTGTATTTCAGAAACATAATCAACCCTTGAGCCTTTTTTTCCGTTATCGCAAACGGGAATTGCGTGGCTTCCCATCACAATAACAGCAGGCATCGGAATATCATTTTCGGTTAAGAAAATCGTAAGATTGGACAACTTTGTGGAAAAGATCTGTTGATCGGGGTGCCCTACCCGACTTACAATTTGCATCGGCAAGTCGGACGAAACCTGACGAGCATCCAATTCTGAAGCCAGTGCTTCCATATTCTTCAACCCCATGTAAAGCATTACAGGAGCCTGGGCTTTTAAAACCGAAGCTACGGTATCGATATCTTCGAAACCACCGTCTCTTTTATGACCGGTATAAAATAGCGCCATACTATTCACTCCACGCAGCGTTACCGGGATATGGAAAGTAGTAGCCGCCGCCAGCCCGGCAGTAATGCCCGGCACAACTTCAACATTTAACCCTTCATTCAAGCAAAATTCCAGCTCTTCAGCTCCGCGTCCGAATATAAAAGGGTCTCCCGCCTTCAAGCGCACCACCCGTTTACCTTCTATGGCAAACTGCTTCAGCTGTTGATGAATTTTGTCCTGTCGCTCCGTTTGGTGCTGTCCGTCCTGGTAATGCTTACCCGCGTAGACTTTCGTCGCTCCTTCCGATGCCAAGTGAAGAATTTCCTCACCGTGCAACGCATCGTATAAAATAACATCTGCCTGCTCAATTCGCTTCAACGCGCGCAGAGTAAGCAACTCCGGATCGCCGGGTCCTGCCCCAACAATCGATATCAAATGATCTTTCCACATAATAATATATAGAAGGAAAATAGAGCTCGCCGGATGAATTCCGGCAGCGCTGTTTTAGAATTCGGCCCCAAGATAACTCATGGGGCTGGGATATTTAAATTTGTAATCCAAAAACCGAATCAGTTTTCGACTGTCAACAATTTTATAAGGTTCTTTCTCGTCGGAAAAATGAGGAGCAGGAATTCCGGAAACCGCCGATGCTTTCAGGTAAAATTCCTTGCGTGAAGGATGCTCCGGGCAACAAGCATTGAAGGTTTCACCCCACATGTTTTGTCGGATGATCTCCATGATGATCGCAATGCAGTCGTCCTGATGAATGAGATTAACAGGTTTACTGCCGCCAACAGCCTCCGTTCTCCGACTCAAAAAGCGAGCGGGATTCCGATCAGCGCCAATCAATCCCCCAAAGCGAATAATGGTTGTTTGAAAATGAGGATTCAACCGGAATTGATTTTCAGC harbors:
- the nifJ gene encoding pyruvate:ferredoxin (flavodoxin) oxidoreductase, which produces MAKQKKFVTCDGNYAAAYMSYMFSEVACIYPITPSSTMAEYVDEWAAKGMKNLFGRPVRLAEMQSEAGAAGAVHGSLQSGALTSTYTASQGLLLMIPNMYKIAGELLPTVFHVSARALASHALSIFGDHSDVYAARQTGFALLAAGSVQEEMDLAGVSHLATLKSRVPFLSFFDGFRTSHEIQKIDYLDIEDIRPLVDMDLIQAFRDRALNPETPVTRGTAQNPDIFFQAREASNPFYDAVPDIVEGYMAEISKLTGREYHPFTYYGAEDAENIIIAMGSVTETIKETIDYLASQGKKVGLMSVHLYRPFSAKYFMNALPKSVKRIAVLDRSKEPGANGEPLYLDVKDLFYGKENAPVIVGGRYGLGSKDTTPSQILAVYENLEMAEPKNGFTLGIVDDVTFKSLPLKAEIKISPENIYEAKFYGLGSDGTVGANKNSIKIIGGSTDKSCQGYFEYDSKKSGGFTCSHLRFGDSPIRSTYLVTTPDFVACHVPAYIHLYDVLKGLKKGGSFLLNSIWDEEETKKRLPDTMKRYLAENEIKFYIINGTKLGEDLGLGTRTNTIMQSAFFKITGVIPYEKAVEEMKKAIVKSYGKKGEKIVNMNYAAVDAGGVNVIEVAVPTEWKGIKLAEEVAATDRPEYISKFVDVINAQKGNDLPVSTFVGYEDGTFEQGTSAFEKRGIAVNVPEWQADNCIQCNQCAYVCPHAAIRPFLMDKAEVEGAPAGTETRVATPTKQFDGLSFRIQVSVNDCTGCGNCADVCPAKTKALEMKPLGTQEAEATRWEYMAKNVTYKETVVDKNKSVKNSQFAQPLFEFSGACAGCGETPYVKLITQLYGERMMIANATGCSSIYGGSAPATPYCKHNQSGHGPAWANSLFEDNAEYGFGMAEGVSAQRDRIEVVMKEAIAAGVSEEVAAAFNAWIEAKQDGDKTAEVSKAVIAVLEGNDAEYAKTILSLKKYLAKKSVWVFGGDGWAYDIGYGGLDHVLASGEDVNVLVMDTEVYSNTGGQASKSTPVGAVAKFAASGKKIRKKDLGMMAMSYGYVYVAQVAMGANQAQYLKALREAEAYPGPSLIIAYSPCINHGLRASMGKSQDEEKKAVDAGYWSMYRYNPMLEAEGKNPFVLDSKEPDWSKFQDFLKGEVRYTSLMKSFPEQAAELFAAAEENAKWRLAGYKRLAAMDFSAAKEEASAE
- a CDS encoding AAA family ATPase — translated: MENLLQIHQSLTDTPKEFLRRGLMDQIDWTERLICIKGFRGVGKTTFLLDIVKEKFSDDKSCLYVNLNNFYFTKRKIYNFADEFYKKGGKVLILDQIHKYPDWDSEIRDCYYNFPGLQIIFSSSPVLRVIEGHDELKGIVRVYHLVGLSFREYLNYKGNFNFKTYSLDEILTNHREIAAEVTNEVKPLAYFNEYLETGYYPYFLNSKSFYRESLLKHVNLALEIDVTYLNQIELKYLPKLRKLLQIICSQVPFSPNVSKLSADVETSRATIMNYLRYLKNARLINLLYSNGDEDQLKKPDWVYAHNTNILYAVDPDNINNRTLRTTFFYNQLNVNHLVKSSEKADFKVENKYDFIVGGKYTEPVDAQSYAAADMIEEGRGNVIPLWLFGFLY
- the cobA gene encoding uroporphyrinogen-III C-methyltransferase, giving the protein MWKDHLISIVGAGPGDPELLTLRALKRIEQADVILYDALHGEEILHLASEGATKVYAGKHYQDGQHQTERQDKIHQQLKQFAIEGKRVVRLKAGDPFIFGRGAEELEFCLNEGLNVEVVPGITAGLAAATTFHIPVTLRGVNSMALFYTGHKRDGGFEDIDTVASVLKAQAPVMLYMGLKNMEALASELDARQVSSDLPMQIVSRVGHPDQQIFSTKLSNLTIFLTENDIPMPAVIVMGSHAIPVCDNGKKGSRVDYVSEIQVD